From the Pseudomonas monsensis genome, the window TCGGTGAACATCGGCGTAGTCGTCTACAACCGCAACGTTTGCCGCCTCAACGCGCCGCTGCTGGAACGTCTGGCCGAGCGCTGCCCGAACCTGATCGGTTACAAGGACGGCCTGGGCGATATCGAGTTGATGGTGTCGATCCGCCGCCGCCTCGGTGATCGCTTCAGCTACCTCGGCGGCCTGCCGACCGCTGAAGTCTACGCCGCTGCCTATAAGGCGCTGGGCGTGCCGGTTTACTCGTCGGCGGTGTTCAACTTCATCCCGAAAACCGCGATGGACTTCTACCACGCGATCGCCCGTGAAGATCACGCCACCGTCGGCAAAATCATCGACGACTTCTTCCTGCCGTACCTCGACATCCGCAACCGCAAAGCCGGTTACGCCGTGAGCATCGTCAAGGCAGGCGCAAAAATCGCCGGCTATGACGCCGGCCCGGTGCGTGCCCCGCTGACCGACCTGACCGCCGAAGAGTACGAAATGCTCGCCGCGCTGATCGACAAGCAAGGTGCGCAGTAACACCCGATAAAAGCGAGGCCGCTGAGCAATCAGCGGCTTTTTGCGTGAAGGCTTTGAGATGTGAGGGCTGCCCCTGTGACAACTGCAAAACGCTACGACAACTACATCAACGGTGAATGGGTTGCCGGTGCCGACTACTCGGCCAACATCAACCCGTCGGAACTGAGCGACAACATTGGCGATTACGCCAAGGCCGACCTGACTCAGGTTCACGCCGCCATCGACGCCGCC encodes:
- the kdgD gene encoding 5-dehydro-4-deoxyglucarate dehydratase, giving the protein MNPQELKSILSAGLLSFPVTDFNAQGDFNRAGYIKRLEWLAPYGASALFAAGGTGEFFSLAASEYSEIIKTAVDTCATSVPILAGVGGSTRQAIEYAQEAERLGAKGLLLLPHYLTEASQDGVAAHVEAVCKSVNIGVVVYNRNVCRLNAPLLERLAERCPNLIGYKDGLGDIELMVSIRRRLGDRFSYLGGLPTAEVYAAAYKALGVPVYSSAVFNFIPKTAMDFYHAIAREDHATVGKIIDDFFLPYLDIRNRKAGYAVSIVKAGAKIAGYDAGPVRAPLTDLTAEEYEMLAALIDKQGAQ